One window of Corallococcus caeni genomic DNA carries:
- a CDS encoding sigma-70 family RNA polymerase sigma factor has product MELAPTFLARAGWHVAEAVELEALEALLGQVWAEGRRPWPDILLSPEAFLTFLARHTPSPSVGAGIPGLFAQLTPGDLYLACACAEGIPAALAAFERRYIAGIPATLAHMKLSEAMLDDVRQRVRERLLVRTDRPPRIAEYSGRSPLANWMRVVSVRTALSLLRTVREEDAMGDEAILEFLPASIGNPETEAIQRRYQGEFRQAMEDAFAALPSKPRYLLRLHFVDRLSTTKIGALFNVNQSTASRWLQSAQQDVHDETRRLLKERLDLSSQEFTSVLRSVESELDLSLSRILTEA; this is encoded by the coding sequence ATGGAACTCGCACCAACGTTCCTGGCGCGCGCGGGCTGGCACGTCGCGGAGGCCGTGGAGCTCGAAGCCCTGGAGGCGTTGCTGGGGCAGGTCTGGGCGGAGGGACGCCGGCCCTGGCCGGACATTCTCCTCTCGCCGGAGGCCTTCCTCACCTTCCTGGCCAGACATACTCCCAGTCCGTCTGTCGGAGCCGGCATCCCAGGGCTCTTCGCGCAGCTCACCCCCGGCGACCTCTACCTGGCCTGTGCCTGCGCGGAGGGCATCCCCGCGGCGCTCGCCGCGTTCGAGCGGCGCTACATCGCCGGCATCCCCGCGACGCTGGCGCACATGAAGCTGAGCGAGGCCATGCTCGACGACGTGCGGCAGCGGGTGCGCGAGCGCCTGCTGGTGCGCACCGACAGGCCGCCGCGGATCGCGGAGTACTCCGGCCGCAGCCCGCTCGCCAACTGGATGCGCGTCGTGTCCGTGCGCACCGCCCTCAGCCTGCTGCGCACCGTGCGCGAGGAGGACGCGATGGGAGACGAGGCCATCCTCGAGTTCCTCCCCGCCTCCATCGGCAATCCCGAGACGGAGGCCATCCAGCGGCGCTACCAGGGCGAGTTCCGCCAGGCCATGGAGGACGCCTTCGCCGCCCTGCCCAGCAAGCCCCGCTACCTCTTGCGCCTCCACTTCGTGGACCGCCTCTCCACCACCAAGATTGGCGCCCTCTTCAACGTCAACCAGTCCACCGCCTCCCGGTGGCTCCAGAGCGCCCAGCAGGACGTCCATGACGAGACCCGGCGCCTGCTGAAGGAACGGCTGGACCTCTCCTCCCAGGAGTTCACCAGCGTCCTGCGCTCCGTGGAGAGCGAGCTCGACCTCAGCCTCAGCCGCATCCTCACCGAAGCCTGA
- a CDS encoding serine/threonine-protein kinase produces MALFERRLPVTANVLAHHHAARCAACRTLLVTLAHGDALPSELAPGALAPLEGRRRCSRRSSVPGATWTPPEVLDGFRLERLLGRGGMGAVYLARDASVDRRVALKVCVALQPDAGTLASFATEARAISRIQHPNVVTMYRAGEIDGRPYLVYEYVDGKSLAELRPPLPWQRVLDIAVGLAAGLRAAHQGGVLHRDLKPGNAILSPDGTVKLIDFGLATFVGGGGTAPRGVREVVGTPRYMAPEVRMGESATPRSDLHALGLLLFELCTGRLPPARRGACAALLTERLPGIDPGFAAVITCCLAEDPLERFAQADVLCAVLEHVRRLVAFQRTSSVFPTPWTGPGFRQVSSPPPLF; encoded by the coding sequence GTGGCCCTGTTCGAGCGCCGGCTGCCGGTGACAGCGAACGTGCTGGCGCATCATCACGCCGCCCGCTGTGCCGCGTGCCGGACGCTGCTGGTGACGCTGGCGCACGGAGACGCGCTGCCGTCGGAGCTGGCGCCCGGGGCCCTGGCGCCATTGGAGGGAAGACGGCGCTGTTCGCGCCGGTCGTCCGTGCCGGGCGCAACCTGGACGCCGCCGGAGGTGCTGGACGGGTTCCGGTTGGAGCGGTTGCTGGGGCGAGGCGGCATGGGGGCCGTCTACCTCGCACGGGACGCGTCGGTGGATCGCCGGGTGGCATTGAAGGTGTGTGTCGCGCTTCAGCCGGATGCGGGAACGCTCGCGAGCTTCGCGACGGAGGCGCGTGCCATCTCACGGATCCAGCACCCGAACGTGGTGACCATGTACCGCGCGGGGGAGATCGACGGGCGTCCCTACCTCGTCTACGAGTACGTGGACGGCAAGAGCCTGGCGGAGCTGCGGCCGCCGCTGCCGTGGCAGCGGGTGCTCGACATCGCGGTGGGGCTCGCCGCGGGGCTGCGCGCCGCGCACCAGGGTGGGGTGCTGCACCGCGACCTCAAGCCCGGCAACGCCATCCTGAGCCCCGACGGCACGGTGAAGCTGATCGATTTCGGGCTCGCCACGTTCGTGGGGGGCGGAGGCACGGCGCCGCGTGGGGTGAGGGAGGTGGTGGGGACTCCGCGCTACATGGCGCCGGAGGTCCGCATGGGCGAGTCCGCGACCCCGAGGAGCGACCTCCACGCGCTGGGGTTGCTGCTGTTCGAGCTGTGCACGGGACGGCTGCCTCCGGCGCGGCGTGGCGCATGCGCGGCGCTGCTGACCGAGCGGCTGCCTGGAATCGACCCGGGCTTCGCGGCCGTCATCACGTGCTGCCTCGCGGAAGACCCGCTGGAGAGGTTCGCGCAGGCGGACGTGCTCTGCGCCGTGCTGGAGCACGTGCGGCGGCTGGTGGCCTTCCAGCGGACCTCCAGCGTGTTCCCCACGCCGTGGACGGGCCCCGGGTTCCGGCAGGTCTCAAGCCCCCCACCATTATTTTGA